GTTCGTGGAGCCTGATTAGCAAGGCCCATGCCGAGCATTATGGCCGTCCGGTTGCCTCAGAATCGGTTTCAATAACGGGTTCACGATCATGATAAAAGCGACTTCGCCGTGCCGAGACAGTGTGGAAGAGGGCGAAGCGTCAATTCTTCGACTGAAGCGGCGATTTCTCAGCGTTCTCGAGCATCTCGATGCGCTGCATCAAGAAAGCGATCTCGTGAGGATCCTGAATCGTCCCGCTCGCAAGCAGGCCCCCCAGCAGCACTTTCGCCGCTTCGTGCTCACCCATATCGGCGCGAAGGAAGATATGCATCTGTCTCGCCCAAGACGGAATCGGAGCATCGCCAGCGTGATCGGCCAGGGCCTGGGCATACTTCAGGGAGAGAGGGAGATCTCTAAGCGCGTGCCGAGCCATGACGGATGCGTGAGCGAGCCACTGCCAGCGGTGAGGTGGGTCATCTAGGAACTGACGGAAGACAAAGTCCAGCATCATGCGCTGTTTGGGCTCGTCTGGGACTTGAGAGTACACGGTTGCAGCCAACAGAAGCGGGTATTGGGTGGCCGGATCAAGATCAAGGCAAACCTTAAGCCATTCAACCACTTTCGTATAGTCGAGGTCCTTGAAAGGGATGCTGATTCCGGGTTGGTTATCGAAAGCCTGCAAGCGCAGCAGGAGGAAATAGCTGAGGAAGACAGGATCGCCGAGACTTAGCGCCCGAAGCACAACAGGCGGCGGGGGGGTGGACAGATCCTCCGCGACGGCGACAGGTGCAGGTTGTCTTGCGTGCCAACCGACCTGTAATGCGAAGAACAGCGCCATGGCGCCGAGAACCCCCCGCGGCACCGAACGCCACGAGCGCTCGCGCTTGCTCTGCATCTAGAGCGTCTTGCGGTAAAAGTCCACGAGTGCCGCGGTTGTCAGCAATGGCACGTAAACGAGTGTTTGCCCGAAGGCGCTTATCAGACCAGCCGTGCTCGGACCACTTCCCACTAGCCAAGCCGTCTCCGTGAAGCGGTCAAAGGTTGGCAAGAGATAGGCCATGGCATTGAGAAGCCCATCGGCGAAGCGATGGGCGACACTCTGGTTAGCGAGGAGTGGTGATGCGCTGATCAGTTGAATGGCTCCGATCGACCGGGCAAGCAGATAGAACGCGAGAACGAAGCTTGCGGCCGGCATGACCTGATTGAAGGTGATGATGCAGAATATGCTTAGAGCGACGACAATCCAAAGCTCCAACATGAGTGTAGCCGTCCACGCGACCAAGCCCGGCCCCCACGCGACAGGCACCAGCAGCAGTCCTGCTGCTGCGGCTAGCGCAGCGCTGACAGCTGCGTAACCCGCGAGCTTCCCCAGCACGTATGCGGTTCTCGGCAATTCCAGCGACAGCGTGAGGTCAACGACGCGATCGTTGAATTCTCTTGCCAGCGTGCTGACGATGTACAGAGATGTTACGGAAACCACCGCTAGCCGCGTCAAGGCAGCAAGAAAGGCGATTTGAACCCTGCTGCTCTCGGTGATGGCAAGCCCTTTTACAAAGATGCTCAATCCGCTCACGAGCGCAAACGCAACTACGACGATCCAGGGAAGGCGCGTACGCCAAGCCTCCAGCACGACAAAGCGCCCTATGATCAGGACTTGGCCCAGCATCTGAAGGCGATTGCTCACTGAAATGGAAAATTATACAGAATCACCGGAAGGGGCCGACGCAGGCGCGTTGATGATGGCGGGACATGCGACTCTGCCGCAGCCTTTCATTCGCCATCGAGCCCCGCTGTTTCTCGGGCTCATGCTGCTTGCGTTGCACGCATCCCTCGCATTCGGTGTTGACGAGTGGTGGTCTCGGGCATTTCTCCTCGCCCACTTCGGTTTCTTTCTGATCTGGCAGCCGGTGTGGTTGGGCGATCGGCAACTCGATACCTTTCAGGGGTTCGTCGTTGTCGGCGTCGGCCTATTGTTCGTGGTCTGGAGTAGCTGGTGGCTGATGGCGTTATGGATTGCACTCCTGTTCGCGCTGATTGGCGGTAACGTCGCCGGCGGCCGCAAGGGTGCGCAGCGCGCTGTGGGCTTCATCGCTGCCCTCTATCTGTTGGCCCTGTTGCTGATGTGGGTGGTACCGCATCTTTTCGAAGGCGAGCGCCTTCCGGATATCGTTGCATTCGTTGTCCGCTTCGTGTTGCCGCTGTTGCTTCTCGCGCTGCTTCCAATGAAGGTGGAGTCGGACCGGGCGTCAGAGCCGCTGGCGGTGGACCTCCTCTACAGCGTGCTCCTCTTTCTTCTCGTCACAGCGCTCGTGCTTGGGAGCTTTGTGCTCAAGGTGATAAGCCGCGGTGACTATCCGAGCGCTCTCGCGCAAACCCTTTTCGTGATCGCTTTGGTCTTGCTGGTGCTGAGCTGGCTGTGGAACCCACACGGTGGGTTCAGCGGCGTCAAGTATCTGGTTTCCCGTTATTTCCTTACCATCGGCCTGCCGTTCGAAGTGTGGATGCGCAATCTGGCCGAACATGCGCAAAAGGAGCCGCAGCCGGCACGCTTTCTCACCCTCGGGCTCGAGGACATGGCTGAACTGCCGTGGGTGGCAGGTGTGGGCTGGCGAACCGCGCAGGCTCAAGGTCAGGTTGGGACGCGTTCCAAGTTTCACGCGCAGTTCGCACTGACGGAACTCGACCTCGATATCTATACGCATTGGTCGCTGAGTCCCGCTTTGACGGTTCACTTGAAGCTTCTTGCACAGCTTCTCGGCTACTTTTACGAGGCCAAGCAACGTGAACAGCAACAGCGTCAGAGTGCGTATCACCAAGCCATCTTCGAGACCGGCGCGCGCCTCACACACGACGTGAAGAATCTGTTGCAGTCCCTCAAGTCACTGTGTTCAGCGGTCGAACACAGCAGCGGACACGATGCCGACAAACTCCAGGCACTCATGCAGCGGCAGCTGCCCCAGATCGCACAGCGCCTGCAGGCAACCTTGGATAAGCTGCGGGCGCCGAGCGAATCGCCCATCGAGATGATGGATGCCGCGGCCTGGTGGGAGCAGCTCAAGCAACGCTATGCCGATCGCGGCATCGAGTTCACCCTCGGCTCACCAGGTGTCGAGGGGTCGCTGCCGGGCGATCTCTTCAGCAGCGTCGCCGAGAATCTTCTGGAGAACGCGCTCTTCAAAGCCAAGAATGAAGCGGGTCTGCGGATCTCTGCGCAGTTCGCGAGCGCAGGGCGGACGTACTCGTTGCGCGTGTGCGATGACGGCAGCGCGATCAGGGCGCCTGTGGCCGAATCGCTCTTCGGTGGGGCGGTCAAGTCGCAGACGGGGCTCGGCATCGGCCTGTATCAGGCTGCCAGGCAGGCCGAACGACTCGGGTATCGTCTGGCGCTCACGGGCAACGAGCGGGGAAGGGTCTGCTTCGAACTCGCCGCGAAGGGTCAGGGAAGCTGACCTGCGGCAATCATGCGCTGGAAGAGGATGGGCGGTGTGACCCACACCATCTGGTCGTCGAACTCCGCGCCGGTGCCCGCGCCCCGGGGACGGCTCACAAAAATGCGGTCGGCACTGCCGCCGTTGGGGCTCGGGTTTTCGGCCTCGTCGACGCTAAGACCACCGGTTGCAGCGTTCGGTCCACTTGCCCAGATGACTGCAACCGCTTCACTGGTCAGGGTCAACGCGGTGCCGCAACCGGTGCCACCACCGCCCCCACCTCCGGCATTGCACACGAACAACAGTCCGTTCGTATCCGCGAAGGTACTTATTGCAGCCATGCCCGCCGCCCGCATTCCTCCGGTCTTCGTGAAGACGAAGTTCTGGCTGCCCACGTTTGCGCTGCGTACGGCATAGCGGATGCGGTTCTGATCGAAATTGGAGCCGTCCCGGACTTCACCACCCCAGCCGTCCCGCGCATAGCCATCGGCGTCGAGGGGATTCAGACCAAGCGTCGCAGCCGGCAGGAATCCCCAGAAGTTGGCGCAGTCCCCGACCGCGGCACTGGTCGTGAAAACCTCACGACCACCTGCCATCCCTGCCGGGCACGGCAATCGCCCCCGAACTGCAGCGAAGGCGAGCAGGGCATCCCTTGCTTGCTCGATAGTCTGTTCCGAACTCTCGATCTTTCGTTGTTCGACTTGACTGGCCAAAGGCACCAGAAGGCTACCAAGCACGAGCGAAACGACGACCAGAACCACTGCCATCTCGATCAGCGTGAAGCCGCGCGCACGGACGCGGCTGTCGTACGATGCGGGCGAGTACATACGGTGACTGACTGGTGTTGTCACGGGCATGCCGTTGCCACGGGATTGCCGGAACCCAAGCCTACGCACCAAAGCACGTCGTTGAAATTGGTCGTCGACGGGGTCACTCTTTCGTAGTTGCTGTTGCCGGAGGCATTCGGATGATTCGTCAGATTGCGACCTTCGAGATAGTTGCCGAGGTTTCCCTTGTCGGCATCGTTCGACCGGGTCTGTCCTGCAAGCCGTTTGCCGGAGAACATGACGACGGCAACCTGACCACTGACGCCGTTCACACTCAGACATCCTGAACCGCAAGCGACGGGCGAGGTACTCGATGCGGTTGGCTTGAAATCGGCGCCGAGGGCATAGAACAAGTGATCCTTCCAGTTCTTCCACCAGTTCTCGTCGGCGTTGCCGGTGGCGAAGGGGCAGGTTGCGGCACCCAGTGTCGACAAGCTCGCATTCGAGACCAGTGTTCTCGTCGTATCGACCTGATAGGGAAAGCGACCGGACAGACTTCCGGCAGCATCATCCCAATAGCCACTGGCCGTGTACGCGACGAGCGCTGCCGGCGCGGTCCAAGGCAGGCGATGGTCACCTGCGGAGAAATTCGTGTTCGACTTGACGTATTCCACCAAACAGAGCGCGGCGTTCTGTGCGAGGTTTTCCAGCTTCTGTGAGAAGTCGGCCCTTTTTTCTACCGCTGCGAAGATTTCCGCGGGGGCGATGACAAGCAGACGATCATTGAAACTGTCGCTGCGGTCGCCGTCGATCACCTTGGTGACAGCACCGGCAGCCGCGTTTGGGGTGGCGTTGTTGATTGCCCCGACCGGTTCCAGAAAGTGAATGGCAGCGTAGTCTTCGCTGCAGACCGGGGTCAGTGCCGTTCCTGGATTGTCGTCCTGACGATCCTGTCCTAGCGCTACACCCGGCGCGAAGATCACCGCGGCAGCGCGGCTCTCAGGCTGGGATCCCGCGAGCAAGGTGATGCCGTCCGGGCCGTACACTTCGATCTGGCCGAGCGTGTCCCAGTTCATTACATCGGTCTTGGGATTGTTCTTGAAGGTACCTGACACCGCATACCAAAGGCACTCGCCGGATCCATCGCGTGGAGGCTCGATGCCCAACGTTTTCCAGGGTAG
Above is a window of Betaproteobacteria bacterium DNA encoding:
- a CDS encoding ABC transporter permease, whose translation is MSNRLQMLGQVLIIGRFVVLEAWRTRLPWIVVVAFALVSGLSIFVKGLAITESSRVQIAFLAALTRLAVVSVTSLYIVSTLAREFNDRVVDLTLSLELPRTAYVLGKLAGYAAVSAALAAAAGLLLVPVAWGPGLVAWTATLMLELWIVVALSIFCIITFNQVMPAASFVLAFYLLARSIGAIQLISASPLLANQSVAHRFADGLLNAMAYLLPTFDRFTETAWLVGSGPSTAGLISAFGQTLVYVPLLTTAALVDFYRKTL
- a CDS encoding HAMP domain-containing histidine kinase — its product is MLTEMENYTESPEGADAGALMMAGHATLPQPFIRHRAPLFLGLMLLALHASLAFGVDEWWSRAFLLAHFGFFLIWQPVWLGDRQLDTFQGFVVVGVGLLFVVWSSWWLMALWIALLFALIGGNVAGGRKGAQRAVGFIAALYLLALLLMWVVPHLFEGERLPDIVAFVVRFVLPLLLLALLPMKVESDRASEPLAVDLLYSVLLFLLVTALVLGSFVLKVISRGDYPSALAQTLFVIALVLLVLSWLWNPHGGFSGVKYLVSRYFLTIGLPFEVWMRNLAEHAQKEPQPARFLTLGLEDMAELPWVAGVGWRTAQAQGQVGTRSKFHAQFALTELDLDIYTHWSLSPALTVHLKLLAQLLGYFYEAKQREQQQRQSAYHQAIFETGARLTHDVKNLLQSLKSLCSAVEHSSGHDADKLQALMQRQLPQIAQRLQATLDKLRAPSESPIEMMDAAAWWEQLKQRYADRGIEFTLGSPGVEGSLPGDLFSSVAENLLENALFKAKNEAGLRISAQFASAGRTYSLRVCDDGSAIRAPVAESLFGGAVKSQTGLGIGLYQAARQAERLGYRLALTGNERGRVCFELAAKGQGS
- a CDS encoding prepilin-type N-terminal cleavage/methylation domain-containing protein; this translates as MYSPASYDSRVRARGFTLIEMAVVLVVVSLVLGSLLVPLASQVEQRKIESSEQTIEQARDALLAFAAVRGRLPCPAGMAGGREVFTTSAAVGDCANFWGFLPAATLGLNPLDADGYARDGWGGEVRDGSNFDQNRIRYAVRSANVGSQNFVFTKTGGMRAAGMAAISTFADTNGLLFVCNAGGGGGGGTGCGTALTLTSEAVAVIWASGPNAATGGLSVDEAENPSPNGGSADRIFVSRPRGAGTGAEFDDQMVWVTPPILFQRMIAAGQLP